From the genome of Vicia villosa cultivar HV-30 ecotype Madison, WI linkage group LG2, Vvil1.0, whole genome shotgun sequence, one region includes:
- the LOC131648883 gene encoding secreted RxLR effector protein 161-like translates to MNGCKPVDIPLVVNAKLKNEDGGRLVDSSMYRSLVGSLFYLIAIRPDLMFATSLLSRFMSKPSHLHLGAAKRVLRYVMGTMEHGIRLRNNFKLEVKGYWDSDWAESVDDMKSTSGYVFSLSSGVTSGCSKKQETIAQSSTEV, encoded by the coding sequence ATGAATGGCTGCAAACCTGTTGATATTCCTTTAGTGGTGAATGCAAAATTAAAGAATGAAGATGGTGGAAGATTAGTAGATTCAAGCATGTATAGAAGTTTGGTTGGAAGCTTGTTTTATCTAATAGCTATACGACCCGATTTAATGTTTGCTACTAGTTTACTCtcaaggttcatgagtaaaccaagTCATTTACATCTTGGAGCAGCAAAAAGAGTTCTAAGGTATGTCATGGGAACCATGGAACATGGAATCAGGTTGAGAAATAATTTTAAACTTGAAGTTAAAGGCTACTGGGACAGTGATTGGGCTGAAAGTGTTGATGACATGAAAAGCACTTCTGGTTATGTGTTTAGCCTGAGTTCAGGAGTAACTTCTGGGTGTTCGAAGAAACAAGAAACTATAGCGCAATCTTCAACTGAAGTATAA